GTCAGCTTGTGCTTCTCCGGGCCGTCCCGGTACGGGTCCTGGGTGGGCGCCTTGAACTTCCAGCAGACCTGGCTCGACCCCTCTTCCTCCAGGCGGATCTGCCAGAGGTAGTTGCCGCCGAAGCGGGCGAAGCCGCCGCCTTTCTCGACGAAATCCTCGACGGTCTTGCGCATCTCCCACGACCAGTACTCGTCGTGGCCGGAGGTGGCGAGGCAGGTGTAGCGGTCGAGAATCTCGGGGCGGTAGTGGAGGTCCGTCTGGGTGATGATGTCGACCTTGAAACCCTGCGCCTCGGCCCAGACGACGAAGTGCCGGTCGAACTGGGCCCAGCCGGCGGCCGCGTAGTACTGACCCCAGCCGCCCGAGTAGCCCCACTCCTTGGAGGGGTAGCGCGGGGCGTCGCCCATGTCCGGCCAGCGGTCGACGGTGATGCGCGCCGCGCCCTTCGGCAGCCACAGCATGCCGCGCGTCCAGGGCCGCTTCAGCGACAGGATGGGCGAGCCGTCGTTCTTCTCCGGCCCCCAGGTGCCGAAATAGTGGTTGGCGCCGCCCCAGTCGTTGTACGCGGTCCAGGTGCCGGTCGCGAGCATCACGAGGAGCCGGCCCTGCTGCGTCTCGGCGGTCGGGCGCACCACGAAGAAGTGGTGCTGCACGAACCGCTCGCCGTCCTTGCGCAGGCACGTCGACACGACGCGGTAGAAGCCGGAGCGCGTACCCTCGGGGATCGTCCAGCGCGTCAGCACCGGCCAGTCGCAGCCGTCCATGTAGGCGGTGCTGGACGTCGCGGTGAACTCGCCGGGGAGGCCCGTCGCCTCGTGCATCATCTCCGGCGCGGCGCCGTCCCGGTAGATCGAGATGGTCCAGCTCTGCGCGTTGCACGAGCCATGGAACTCGACCGTCTCGCCGGGGTCGTAGGACATTTTCTCGGTGTAGACGAAGACCTCGGCGAACTCGGGGTCCTCGCGCGGCGCCTGGAAGCGGTAGTCGCTGAGGAAATGCTCGTCTGCGTATCCGGGGCGCACGCGGCGCGGCTGGATCGCGTGCGGACCCGTCTCGGGGAATTGGAACGGCTTTTTCGTCATCTCGCTCAGCCTTTGCGCGCCAGAAGCTCGCGGGCGACGCCGGCGATGCCCGGCGCGTCCAGTTGGTAGTGGGCGTAGAGCGCCGCGGGCGGACCGACCTCGACGAACCGGTCGGGAACGCCATGGCGCTTGAAGGGAATGCGGGGCAGGTCGACGAGGACCTCGGCCACCGCGCTGCCGAGCCCGCCGGTGAGGTTGTGCTCCTCGACCGTGAGGATCGCGCCGGTCTCGCCGGCGGCCGCCTCGATGGCGGCGACATCCAGCGGGGCGATGGTCCACATGTCGACGACACGGACCGTGACGCCGTCCGCCGCCAGCGCCTCCGCCGCGTCGAGGCTCGCGCGCACGGTGGAGCCGGTGGCGAGGATCGTCAGGTCGCGCCCCTCGCGCAGCGTGACGGCGCGGCCGAAGGCGAGGTCCGGCACGGCGTCGTAGACCTTCGGGTCCCGGCCCCGGCCGAGGCGGATGTACATGGCGCCCGGCTGGTCGACGGCGATCCTGAGGAGGCCGCGCAGGTGGTCGGCGTCGGTCGCGCAGGCGACGGTCAGGTCGGCGACCGCACGCATCATGCCGAGGTCCTCGAGGCTGTGGTGGGAGGAGCCGTAGAAGCCCATGGACATGCCGGAGTGCGTGCCGACCACGCGAACCTTCTGGCGCGGGTAGGCACAGTCGGTCTTGATCTGCTCGGCGCCCAGGATCGCGGCGAAGCTGGCGAACGTCGCGACGAACGGGACGAGGCCGGACGACGCCATCCCGGCGGCCGCGGTGATCATGTTGCGCTCGGCGATGCCGAAGTTGAAGAAGCGGTCCGGATGGCGCGCGCGGAAGTCGTTGGTTCGGTTGGCGCTCGCGAGGTCGGCGGTCGCGACCACGATGCGGGGGTCCGTGTCGGCGAGCGCGGCGAGCTCCTCGCCGAGGACGAAGGCCGGCATGCCGGTCTTCGGCGTGCCGCGGACCGAGCGGCGGTCCTTGAGCCGCGTCTCGCCGAGCGTGGTGCCGCGGAAGATCTCCGCCTCGTTCTGCATTTCGGTGGTCATTGCGCCGGCTCCGGCTCGTAGGGAACGTAGGGCTGGAGGCCGGCTTCGAGCTCCGCCATCACGTCGTCGTAGTCCTCGCCGACGAGGTTGCCGACGTGCCAGTCGAGGCTCATCTCCATGCGCCGCACGCCGCGCCCCTTGATGGTGTCGGCGATGATCGCCTGCGGACGGCCCTTGCCGGGTGGCGGCAGCGCCTCGAGCGTCTCGATCAGGGCCGGGATGTCGTGGCCGTCGATGCGCGTCACGTCCCATCCGAAGGCGGCGAAGCGCTCGTGGACGGGTTCGATCGCCATTACGTCCTCGGTGTGACCGTCGATGCAGAGCCCGTTGCGGTCGACGATCGCGACGAGGCCCTGCAGGCCGAAGTGTGCCGCCGCCGAGGCCGCCTCCCAGACCTGCCCCTCCGAGAGCTCGCCGTCGCCCAGCAGCACGTAGGTGCGGTGGGTGAGCGCCTTCACGCGGGCGGCGAGGGCGATGCCGATGGCGACCGACAGGCCGTGGCCGAGCGAGCCGGCGGAGAAGTCGAGCCCCCTCACCTTCTTCATGTCGGGATGGTCGCCGTAGCGGGAGCCGAGGCGGGTGTAGGTCTCGAGCTCGGCCGGATCGAAGTAGCCGAGGTCGGCGAGCACCGGGTAGAGGCCGATGGCCGCGTGCCCCTTCGACATGACGAACCGGTCGCGGCCCTCCCAGTCGGGGTCCGACGGGTCGATGGCGAGGATCCGGTAGTAGAGCGCCGCCAGGATCTCGGCGCAGGAGAAGGTGGAGGAGTAGTGCCCCGCGCCGGCGATGCGGGTCAGGCGTAGCGTCTCGGTGCGGATGAACTTCGCCCGGTCGGCGATGGTCTCCGCGCCGGTGTTGGCGCGCGGGTCGGGATGGAGTCGCTCGGTCATCGGGGCGGTCGGGTCTCCAGTTGCGCAAGGTGCTGACGCAGGCGCGCGCCGCCTTCCAGCAGGTCCATGCGGATGGCGTCGCGCAGCGTGTAGGCCTCCCGCCGCCGCAGCGCGTCGAGCACGTTGAGGTGCTGGTGGCGCACGGCGTAGGTGGGCTTGGCGTCGGGGTAGAGTTCGGACAGGAGCGGGCCGACGCGGATCCACAGCCCCTCCAGAACCTCGATGATCACCGGCCGGCGGCTGCGGTAGTAGAGGCCGAAGTGAAAGTCGAAGTTGGCCTGAAGCGCGGTGGCCCAGTCGCCCGATGCCTCCGCCGCGACGAGGCGCTCGTGCACGGCGGCGAGTTCGTCGATGTCGGCGTTCGTGAGGAGCGGCAGCGCACGCTCGGCCGCCATCGGCTCGAGGGTCATGCGGATGTCGCGGATCTCGTCGTACTCGGCCAGGCTGAGCCGGCGCACGCGGATGTAGTAGCGCGGCTTGATCTCCATCGCCCCTTCCCGCGAAAGCTGGAACAGCGCCTCGCGCACCGGCGTCTCGGAGGTCCCCATGCGCTGGGCGAGCTCGCGGACCTTGAAGCGCTGGTGCGGCACCATCTCGCCGCGCATCAGGGCATTGCGCAGCCGGGCGAGGACGGCGCCGGAGAGGCTCTCGCCGCCGTCGTCCCCCTTCGGATCGGATGCAGCGGGGGCGCGGCCGGTGTCAGCCACGGCGCGTCCGGGCGGCCACCGCGGCGAACGCGCCGTCCGTCGCCTCGAGGGCGCGGTCGATCTCCGCGTCGGTATGCGCGCAGCTCAGGAACATGTTGTGGCGGTGGTGCATGTAGACGCCGCGGGCGAGCGCTTCCCGGCAGAAGGCCTCGCCGGTCGCGGCCTCCGGCGTGTCGCCCACGAACTGGACGAGCGGCATCGCGGGCGGGCCGGACTGGACGATCTCGATGCCGTGCCGTTCGGCCTGCCAGGCGAGGCCGGCGCGCAGGCGGAGCCCCGCGGCCTCGATCCGCGCCGGTCCGTCGATGCGGGAAAGCTCGGTGATGGTGGTGACGGCGGCGGCCATCGCGGCACCGCCGGTCCAGAACGATCCGGTGAAGAAGGCGCGCGAGGCCGCGTCGCGGAAGCGCTCCGTACCCGTCACCGCGGCGAGGGCGTGGCCGTTGGCGATGGCCTTCGAGTAGGCGGCGAGGTCCGGCCGCACGCCCACTGTCTCCCAGCTCCCGCCGAGATCGAGGCGAAACCCGGCGCGCACGTCGTCGAGGATGAGGGCCGCGCCGGTCGCGTCACAGATCTCGCGCGCCGCCCGGGCGAAGGCGGGATCCGGCAACTCCTGGCGCTTGCCGAGGTCGTGTTTCAGCGCCGAGACGATGATGGCGGCGATGTCGCCCCCGGCCTCCTCCGCCGCGGCCCGGAGGCTCTCGGCATCGTTGTAGGCGTAGGTTCGGATATGCGCTCGGTCCTCCGCCGTGACGCCCACGAGCGAGGGCGAGCACCACGGCACGGCGCCATGATAGGCGCCCTGGGCGACCAGGAT
This genomic window from Acuticoccus sediminis contains:
- a CDS encoding transketolase family protein, whose product is MTTEMQNEAEIFRGTTLGETRLKDRRSVRGTPKTGMPAFVLGEELAALADTDPRIVVATADLASANRTNDFRARHPDRFFNFGIAERNMITAAAGMASSGLVPFVATFASFAAILGAEQIKTDCAYPRQKVRVVGTHSGMSMGFYGSSHHSLEDLGMMRAVADLTVACATDADHLRGLLRIAVDQPGAMYIRLGRGRDPKVYDAVPDLAFGRAVTLREGRDLTILATGSTVRASLDAAEALAADGVTVRVVDMWTIAPLDVAAIEAAAGETGAILTVEEHNLTGGLGSAVAEVLVDLPRIPFKRHGVPDRFVEVGPPAALYAHYQLDAPGIAGVARELLARKG
- a CDS encoding aminotransferase class III-fold pyridoxal phosphate-dependent enzyme, translated to MDHLARPTESTRDRSLRQRAATVIPGGMWGHQRAAAVPAGYPQFFRAGEGARVTDVDGNTYIDFMCSWGPIILGHRHPAVDAAARAQWDLGDCLDGPTEHAVILAELLVETIPHAEWALFQKNGTDATTACVTIARAGTGRRRILVAQGAYHGAVPWCSPSLVGVTAEDRAHIRTYAYNDAESLRAAAEEAGGDIAAIIVSALKHDLGKRQELPDPAFARAAREICDATGAALILDDVRAGFRLDLGGSWETVGVRPDLAAYSKAIANGHALAAVTGTERFRDAASRAFFTGSFWTGGAAMAAAVTTITELSRIDGPARIEAAGLRLRAGLAWQAERHGIEIVQSGPPAMPLVQFVGDTPEAATGEAFCREALARGVYMHHRHNMFLSCAHTDAEIDRALEATDGAFAAVAARTRRG
- a CDS encoding GntR family transcriptional regulator, which produces MADTGRAPAASDPKGDDGGESLSGAVLARLRNALMRGEMVPHQRFKVRELAQRMGTSETPVREALFQLSREGAMEIKPRYYIRVRRLSLAEYDEIRDIRMTLEPMAAERALPLLTNADIDELAAVHERLVAAEASGDWATALQANFDFHFGLYYRSRRPVIIEVLEGLWIRVGPLLSELYPDAKPTYAVRHQHLNVLDALRRREAYTLRDAIRMDLLEGGARLRQHLAQLETRPPR
- a CDS encoding N,N-dimethylformamidase beta subunit family domain-containing protein, translating into MTKKPFQFPETGPHAIQPRRVRPGYADEHFLSDYRFQAPREDPEFAEVFVYTEKMSYDPGETVEFHGSCNAQSWTISIYRDGAAPEMMHEATGLPGEFTATSSTAYMDGCDWPVLTRWTIPEGTRSGFYRVVSTCLRKDGERFVQHHFFVVRPTAETQQGRLLVMLATGTWTAYNDWGGANHYFGTWGPEKNDGSPILSLKRPWTRGMLWLPKGAARITVDRWPDMGDAPRYPSKEWGYSGGWGQYYAAAGWAQFDRHFVVWAEAQGFKVDIITQTDLHYRPEILDRYTCLATSGHDEYWSWEMRKTVEDFVEKGGGFARFGGNYLWQIRLEEEGSSQVCWKFKAPTQDPYRDGPEKHKLTASWESREVAWPGASTVGVNGCHGMYASWGGFSPRGTRGFTVYRPEHWIFGGTNLRYADIFGHEAQIFGYEVDGLNYTFHQGLPYAVAEPGVPDNIEILAMSPAMLYEYEHQGPGLRYYLYDSDLVGLMGLAPEEGDEARKRYQHGSGMVVGMKRGRGEVITAGSCEWVMGLTRHDIFTETITRNVLDRFTAE
- a CDS encoding transketolase, which produces MTERLHPDPRANTGAETIADRAKFIRTETLRLTRIAGAGHYSSTFSCAEILAALYYRILAIDPSDPDWEGRDRFVMSKGHAAIGLYPVLADLGYFDPAELETYTRLGSRYGDHPDMKKVRGLDFSAGSLGHGLSVAIGIALAARVKALTHRTYVLLGDGELSEGQVWEAASAAAHFGLQGLVAIVDRNGLCIDGHTEDVMAIEPVHERFAAFGWDVTRIDGHDIPALIETLEALPPPGKGRPQAIIADTIKGRGVRRMEMSLDWHVGNLVGEDYDDVMAELEAGLQPYVPYEPEPAQ